The genomic segment TGGCGTTGGTCGGGTTTGGCGTGCTGTTGCTGCTGGCTGTGGTGTTGGGGCGTCGCGTGGTCAATCGCTTGAAAATGCTGATTGCGGCCATGGATGACCTGGCGGCGGGTGAGGGCGATCTGACCAAGCGCGTGCAAATCAACAGCAAGGATGAAATCGGTGACATGGCTTCGGCGGTCAATCGCTTTGTGGATAAGTTGCAGCCAATCGTGCGCGAGGCAGGCGATGTGGCCCAGCGTACCGGCGTGGAAATCGGCGCCATGACCTTGCGCAACGCCGGTGCCGACGCGGCGGCCGGTATGCAGCGTGATGAAGTGGCCGAGAGCCTGCGTGCGCTGTCGCAAATGGCGGACGAGGCGCAGTCGGAAAGTCATGCCATGCAGGCGGCATTACAGCAGGTGGTGGATATTCGTCAGGCCACCGACGAGAACACCCGGACGTCGGCCAAGGTCGGCAGCCTGATCGAAGCATTGGCCGGGCAGGTCGACACCGGCGCGAAGGTCATCGAGCGCCTGGCGCAGCAAAGTGAACAGATTGAAGTGGTGCTGACGGTCATTCATGGCATCGCCGAGCAAACCAACCTGCTGGCGCTGAACGCGGCCATCGAAGCGGCGCGGGCGGGTGAGACCGGTCGCGGCTTTGCCGTGGTGGCCGACGAGGTGCGGGCATTGGCGAGCAAGACCCAGAGTTCAACGGGCGACATTCAGGCGCACATCGTTGCGTTGCAGCAGGGCGCACGCGAGGCGGTGGCGGCGATTGGTCAGGCGGGACGTCAGGCCAGCGAAGGCTTGCTGGTGCTGCGTGACAGTGCGCGGTTGCAGCAGTCGGTGCAGGTGTCGGTCGAGCAAGTGCATGCGGCAATTGGCCTGGCGACTCAGGCCGCGGCGCATCAGGCGCAAGGGGCGCAGGCGGTGCGCGGGCGAGTCGAGACGATTCATGCCCAGGCCGAGAAGGCCGCTCAAGCGGTGGTGGAAACCACGGCCAGTGGCAAGGTACTGGATGGGTTGGCGGCGCAGTTGAAGGCGAGCCTGGGCCAGTTCAGGGCTTAGAAATTTCTTCGTTTGATCGGGCCTCTTCGCGAGCAAGCTCGCTCCCACAGTGATTGATGGTAGGCACAAATTTTGTGAATGCCTAAATCAAATGTGGGAGCGAGCCTGCTCGCGAAGGCGATGTCAGCGGCTCAAATACATCCGCGTCGTCAGCAAATAGACCGGCAGCCCCGACACCAGAATCAACAGTGCCGCATAAGGCGCCGCCGCCGCAAACTCCACATTCGCGGTATGCGCCCAGACCTCGGTAGCCAGCGTATTGAGCCCGGTCGGACTCAGCAGCAATGTCGCCGTCAGCTCCTTCATCGCATCCAGAAACACCAGCGCAAACGCCGCGCCCAACGCGGGGAAGATAATCGGCAGCGTCACTCGGCAAAACGCACTGAACGACGAAGCGCCCAGCGTTCGGGCTGCCTCTTCCAGTTGTGGCGCCGCCTTGTTCAGTGCGGTACGAATCGGCGCCTGAGCCAGCGGCAGAAACAACAACGCATAAGCGATCAGCAGCAAGGCTGATGTCTGATACAGCGCCGGCACGTAATGCAGGGCGAAATACACCAGCGTCAGCGCAATCACCAGTCCCGGCAGGGCATGCAGCAGATAAGGCAGGCGCTCGGCCCAGATCGCCAGTTGGCCTTTGTAACGCACCACCAGCAAACCCACCGGCACCGCAAGCACCAGGCACAGCGCGGCGCCACCCAGCGACAGTGCCAGCGACGACAGCAGCGCCTCGCTGATCGCCGCCACCGGGAATGCCGCCGACGAACCCACCGCCAGCCAGTACGCGAGCATCCCCAGTGGAATGCCGCTGCCGATGATCGCCAGCGCCAGGCAGTAAACCTGCCCGGCCCCCGCCCAAGGTCCGAGGTGTACCTGCTCGGCACGACGCGCCGCACCCTGGCCGGTGCGCACGTGTCGGCCCTTGCCGCGCACCCGCAGTTCCAGCCACAGCAGCATCAGGCACAGCGCCAGCAGCACGGCTGACAGCATCGCCGCGTTGGCGTTGCTGAATTCCAGTTCGAACTGCTGATAGATAGCCGTGGTGAACGTCTGCAAGCCGATGATCGACAGCGCGCCGAACTCGACCAGCATGTGCAGCGCAATCAGCAGCGACCCGGCGAGCAGCGACGGCCAGAGCAACGGCAGGGTGATTGTGAAAAACACGCCCCAGCGGTTTTGCCCCAGCGTGCGGGCAGACTCTTCCAGGGATGGATCAAGATTGCGCAGGGTGGCCGCCACCGGCAGAAACACCAGTGGGTATTTGGACAGGGTCATCACCAGGATTGCGCCGCCCAGGCCTTCGAAATGTGCGCTGAGCGACACCCAGGTAAAACTGCTGACAAACGCCGGCACCGCGAACGGCAGGCACAGAATCACGCCCCACAGCCGCCGTCCCTTGAGGTTGCTGCGCTCCAGCAGCCAGGCCAATGACAGACCGATGACGCCACAGGCCAGCGTCACGCCGAGCATCAGCGCCAGCGTATTGCGCAGCAGCCCGAACACATAAGGCCGCCACAACAGGTGCAGCGCCTCGGCCCAGCCAGCCTGCCAGGTCTTGAGCCCGACATACGCCAGTGGCAGCAAGCTCAGGACCACCAGCAGCAACACCGGCAGCAACAGCCAGACGGACGGCCGTTTGCGCCGGGGCACATAACCCCCGCGCACGGCGGGGGCGGATAACGATGCGCTCATCAGTTCAAGCCAACGTCACGTTCCAGGTCCAGGGCTTCTTCGGCGTTGCCGAGGTCGGCTGGCGTGACTTTCGGCGCTTCCAGTTCGCTGAACGGCTTGAGCCCGCGATCCGATGCCATGCCTTTGTGCAGCGGGTATTCGGCGGTGGTCTGGGTGATCACGCGCTGACCTTCTTCGCTGGCCATGTAGGCGAGCAGTTGCTGGGCTTCTTTTGGATGTTTGCTGGATTTCAACACGGCAGCGCTGGAAACCGTGATCAGCCCACCGACGTCGCCGCCAGTGAAGTAATGCAATTTCGAATCGAGCTGGCCCTTTTCGCGCTGCAAGGCGAACCAGTAATAGTTGTTCACCAGCACGGTGGCGACTTCGCCGTTTTCCACGGCTTTGAGGGCGACCATGTTGTTGCTGTAGACCTTGCCGAAGGCGCGCAAGCCGGTCAGCCATTCTTCGGCGGCATCCATCCCATGCACCTTGATGATGGCAACGGCCTGCTCCTGGAATGCGCCGCTGGTAGGCACGAAGCCGACCTTGCCTTGCCATTTGGGATCGGAAAACTCCATCACCGACTTGGGCAGGTCCTTTTCATCGATCAGTTTCGGGTTGAAGGCGACCACGCGAACCCGGGCGGTAACGCCGATCCAGGTGCCATTGCCGGCCACGTACTCTTTGGGCAGGACGGCGAGGGTGGTGGCGTCGGTCTGGGCCAGCAGGCCTTGTTCGCCGAGTTTGTTCAGCGGTGGCGATTCTTCGGTGTAGATCACGTCGGCGGGGGAGCGGTTGCCTTCTTCGACGACCTGACTGGCGAGCTGGTTGCTGCTGCCTTTGCGCACATTGACGTGAATGCCGGTCTTGGCCTCGAAGGCCTTGGCGACGGCGTCGCCGACTTCCTTGTGTTGACCGTTGTAAAGCGTCAGGGAAACCGGATCGGCGGCCTGGGCGAGGGGAGTGGCGAGTGTCAGGCCGAGCAGGGTGATGGTCAGGCCGCGGCGCAGGGTATTTAGAAACATCATTCGCAGGGTTCCTCACTGTCGCATTGCAAAAACTTGCAACAATGATAAACGATATTGTTTCTCAAGTGCGCCTTGCGGGCTGGTAGAGGGTTGGCCGAAGGTGGCTAGTGCGGGCTTTTGTGGCGAGGGAGCTTGCTCCCGTTCGGCTGCGAAGCAGTCGTAAAACCGGATCATAAGGTTTATCGGGAGGGGGAGGGGGCCGCTTCGCACCCCAGCGGGAGCAAGCTCCCTCGCCACAAAAAAGCGGTGCCGAAGGATTTTTTCAGGCCAGAAACGCAAAAACCCGCTTTCGCGGGTTTTTGTGAAATCCAAGGCCGAAACCTTGAATTTGAATTGGTGCCCAGAAGAAGACTCGAACTTCCACGACCTTGCGGTCACCAGCACCTGAAGCTGGCGTGTCTACCAATTTCACCATCTGGGCATAATCTTCAGCGTTGCCGCTGTTGATGTGGCGCACTATACGGAGAGCTTTTTGATCTGTAAACCCCTGATTTAATTTTAATAAATCAGACGCTTATAATGCAAAAACCCGCTTTCGCGGGTTTTTGTGTGAGCTTTGAAATTGATCTAATCTCAAGCTCGAAATTGGTGCCCAGAAGAAGACTCGAACTTCCACGACCTTGCGGTCACCAGCACCTGAAGCTGGCGTGTCTACCAATTTCAC from the Pseudomonas sp. N3-W genome contains:
- a CDS encoding methyl-accepting chemotaxis protein yields the protein MSAILSLLQSRLLRPVFVTLGIALLVQVLVAVALTRSTVTALEADLGTRLGADSQKLSGELEQAGREVTSSLDSLSSNTRARLTAGLSSRLKDEQAQLRATLEKDLKDSANDMAQLLASVAPRAMWDNDVPTLSEFARRAQRNPNVLFVVYDDATGQHLTRYLNRENPINKALLDKGQGERALDKVLDAAKNDPSVYYLEASISPNGVEIGKVLMGVSTASVETDLAALDKRFSALIASSDQLVGDSLKGAAADSATAMRSRLQSAQSTASEMKANTTSTVQEAAGTLRWRIGLGLALVGFGVLLLLAVVLGRRVVNRLKMLIAAMDDLAAGEGDLTKRVQINSKDEIGDMASAVNRFVDKLQPIVREAGDVAQRTGVEIGAMTLRNAGADAAAGMQRDEVAESLRALSQMADEAQSESHAMQAALQQVVDIRQATDENTRTSAKVGSLIEALAGQVDTGAKVIERLAQQSEQIEVVLTVIHGIAEQTNLLALNAAIEAARAGETGRGFAVVADEVRALASKTQSSTGDIQAHIVALQQGAREAVAAIGQAGRQASEGLLVLRDSARLQQSVQVSVEQVHAAIGLATQAAAHQAQGAQAVRGRVETIHAQAEKAAQAVVETTASGKVLDGLAAQLKASLGQFRA
- a CDS encoding iron ABC transporter permease; the encoded protein is MSASLSAPAVRGGYVPRRKRPSVWLLLPVLLLVVLSLLPLAYVGLKTWQAGWAEALHLLWRPYVFGLLRNTLALMLGVTLACGVIGLSLAWLLERSNLKGRRLWGVILCLPFAVPAFVSSFTWVSLSAHFEGLGGAILVMTLSKYPLVFLPVAATLRNLDPSLEESARTLGQNRWGVFFTITLPLLWPSLLAGSLLIALHMLVEFGALSIIGLQTFTTAIYQQFELEFSNANAAMLSAVLLALCLMLLWLELRVRGKGRHVRTGQGAARRAEQVHLGPWAGAGQVYCLALAIIGSGIPLGMLAYWLAVGSSAAFPVAAISEALLSSLALSLGGAALCLVLAVPVGLLVVRYKGQLAIWAERLPYLLHALPGLVIALTLVYFALHYVPALYQTSALLLIAYALLFLPLAQAPIRTALNKAAPQLEEAARTLGASSFSAFCRVTLPIIFPALGAAFALVFLDAMKELTATLLLSPTGLNTLATEVWAHTANVEFAAAAPYAALLILVSGLPVYLLTTRMYLSR
- a CDS encoding extracellular solute-binding protein; the encoded protein is MMFLNTLRRGLTITLLGLTLATPLAQAADPVSLTLYNGQHKEVGDAVAKAFEAKTGIHVNVRKGSSNQLASQVVEEGNRSPADVIYTEESPPLNKLGEQGLLAQTDATTLAVLPKEYVAGNGTWIGVTARVRVVAFNPKLIDEKDLPKSVMEFSDPKWQGKVGFVPTSGAFQEQAVAIIKVHGMDAAEEWLTGLRAFGKVYSNNMVALKAVENGEVATVLVNNYYWFALQREKGQLDSKLHYFTGGDVGGLITVSSAAVLKSSKHPKEAQQLLAYMASEEGQRVITQTTAEYPLHKGMASDRGLKPFSELEAPKVTPADLGNAEEALDLERDVGLN